The DNA region TTAATAAAGAGATTGTAGTCAAGGTTATGATAACAGTAACTGTTTTTCACTAATTTATATGCTTCATTAACTGACCATTTTTTGTGTAAACCCATACCAACGATGTGTTGTATTAGTACATCCAGGCAGTTATGTGGTATCCTTATTTTGTCCAGGTTTCGCTCCATCGCGCATTTAAGCATGATAGCGCATTCCACAAGGTCATCCCTATCCATACCTATGATTATTCCTTTTGCGGTATCTTCTAAACCATGCCCGCTTCGACCTATACGTTGCACGCATCTGGTAACAGATTTCGGTGACCCTATCTGCACAACAACATCTATGAAACCGATGTCTATGCCTAACTCCAAACTGGTTGATGAGATCACTGCTTTTAGTAACCCTTTTTTTAGTTTATCTTCAACGTCCCACCTTGTATCGCGTGATAAAGAACCATGATGCGCCGCTATTAATTCCTCATCATGCACCCCTGTGGTTTTTAGATGATGAACAACACGTTCTGTGCCTGAACGAGTATTTGTAAAAACCAGGGTCGTCTTATGCATTTTTATCACCTTGTCCAGCTCGTCGTACATCAACTTGTTCATCTCGTCAGCATCAGTATATATTATATCATCTGTTGGACAAACAAGTTTAAGATCAAACGGTTTAAACCATGATACATCAACAACCCTACAACTCCTAGGATTACCGTTTTCATAGCCTACAAGATAGCGTGCAGCTTCTTCCAAAGGATATAATGTTGCCCCTAGCCCAATACGGACAAAATCTCTGCCAACAACCTCCCTAAGTCTTTCTATACTCAGGCTAAGATGAACACCTCTTTTGTTAGAAGCAAGCTCATGCATCTCATCTATAACCACCCATTGAATAGTCTTCAATTTCTCAACAAAACGCCTAGAATTCAAAATGATCGCAAGACTCTCAGGTGTTGTGATTAGTATATGCGGAGGTTTACGTAACTGTTTCTGTTTTTCATAAGAAGATATATCACCTGTTCTTATGCTAACCCTGATACGGTTAAGCTCATTTCCAGAAAATTTGTTAATCTCCTCGAGAGGAGAAATAAGGTTTTTATAAATGTCATTATTCAGAGCTCTCAACGGACTAACATAAACACAGTAAACACCATCTACAAGTTTATTCTCCTTGCTTAATCTAAACAGTTCACTAAGTATAACCATAAAAGCAGAAAATGTTTTACCAGAACCAGTAGGAGCAGTGATCAAAATGTTCTTCTTCTCAGCGATAAGTTTAAAAGAAAAACGCTGCGGTGGAGTCAAGTTTTTAAACTTAGA from Candidatus Thermoplasmatota archaeon includes:
- a CDS encoding ATP-dependent helicase is translated as MGISFIKKPWSDEENLACLEDHVRRWFTSKFKNLTPPQRFSFKLIAEKKNILITAPTGSGKTFSAFMVILSELFRLSKENKLVDGVYCVYVSPLRALNNDIYKNLISPLEEINKFSGNELNRIRVSIRTGDISSYEKQKQLRKPPHILITTPESLAIILNSRRFVEKLKTIQWVVIDEMHELASNKRGVHLSLSIERLREVVGRDFVRIGLGATLYPLEEAARYLVGYENGNPRSCRVVDVSWFKPFDLKLVCPTDDIIYTDADEMNKLMYDELDKVIKMHKTTLVFTNTRSGTERVVHHLKTTGVHDEELIAAHHGSLSRDTRWDVEDKLKKGLLKAVISSTSLELGIDIGFIDVVVQIGSPKSVTRCVQRIGRSGHGLEDTAKGIIIGMDRDDLVECAIMLKCAMERNLDKIRIPHNCLDVLIQHIVGMGLHKKWSVNEAYKLVKNSYCYHNLDYNLFIKVLHYIAGHHVDLEDRNIYGKIWFDEKEGVFGRRGKYTKVIYYLNIGTIPDEVKVDVYTVDNKRYVGSIEEEFLERLRKKDIFVLGGKTYEFRYARGMHCFVKEQKEETPTIPAWFSELLPLSYELADEIRKFREKMFIAMKNKNQGNVAKLLEDLPADSRSKKAIQQYFKAQYQYLKNIQTANKIIIENTRDLKNRKLIIFHVLYGRRVNDAISRVFAIIIGEKIKSDILTTINDNGFSLVLPKDKKIDIKEVIKEICEVNIEELLKNNIRRTELMKRRFRHTASRSFLVLRNYKGHKISVRKQQINSQTLLNVCEEIDQDFPIVRETYREILEDIMDIENTKKLIKDIKTGKISIEVVDTPVPSPFAHNLIVLGEADIVLMKDRRQRLIELHEAMMKKL